The DNA sequence TCAGGTTTCGTAAATAGACGCCGACTTCCAGTTTGCGGGTCCAGTCATCATAGATGTCAATCCAGTATTTCGAGTGCGAGACGTTTCCGGAGAGGGCGCCGGAAAGCGCTTCCGTCTTGGCAATCGTCATCTCTTCGCACACCACATCCGGTGAGGGGTAATAAGAAAAACAGCCGACACCACTGGCAACGATCAGGCCGACCAGAATCAATATCCCCAGAACTGGGCTGGGAAGCACAATGTCATATTTTCCGGACTTCACTGGTTTCACTTTTCTCAGCCAGTCTTCGATTCGCCCACGGCGGTCTACTAACCTCAGAAGAAAGCCGATCAGGATCACGCCCCCCAGAATGCCTGTTGAATAGATCTCATAGGGATCAATCACATGCCCCAGCTTCTGTTTCGCTGTTTGATAGAAGCTGGTCGTTCCCAAGCTGAAAGGCTGACAATAAATATCGAACGCATGCGTGTGATCTGCTGGTTCAATATTGGTCGGAAAGAGCGGTTTCTCCACTCCATAGGCCAGTCCGACGATTACCAGCAGCAGGAGGGCAAACCAGACAATCGTTTTTTCCCAGTTGTAATTACGAACGATCCAGGCCACCAGGCCCAGATTTACACCCGCACCGAGTACCAGCAGGATGAAGGCGGCACCGACCGAGTTGGCATGCTGAAACATTGATCCCAACTGAGACATCGCCAGCATGGGAGTCGCATAGACGGGAATCGCTACACCGGTCATCAGCAGGGGGGCGTATGAATTATCGTAATTGACGGACCTCTGCAGACTGGCTTGCGGGAGAAATGCTCCCAGCAGGGCGACTCCTGCCAGACCGATCAGGATATACACCAGGCTGGTCCCTGATGCTTCTTTGGCTGCACTGTAACCGACAGATAAGACGCGTTTGATCCCGTAGGGGATTGCCTGGTCATCAGCGGGTTGTTCTGTTTTCTCAGGGAATAGCCGGTCCCAGATGGTTCCCACCAAGGTGACGATGACCAGCGAGAAAAGTGCGAAGGTCAGGATCGTGACCGGCTCGGAAAGGGTCAGTCCATAGAGCAGCGAAAGCGGGTTAAACAGCGGGGCGGACATGGCGAAAGCAATAATCGTGCCTCCCGCCAGTCCTGCCTTCTTTAACTCCCGGGCAACGGGAATGACGCCCAGCGAACAGACCGGAAGCAGCATCCCGATGACCCATGCTCGGAACAGAGAGGATCGGGTGCCTTCACCAAACAGCCTTCTGGTTTCTACGGAACCAAAGAATCGCTGAAAAATAGCGGCAATAAACAAGCCTGCCAGAATGAAGGGAGCGGCTTCCAGCAGGCACTGTACGAAGCGGAGAGCGAAGCCCCAGAGATAGTATTGAATCATGACGAAGTTCCGAATCAGAAAGAGAAGTCAGAAAAAATGAGCCCTGCGTCAGTTAACTTTGAATCTTCTTAGTTTCTGAGCGTCCCGTATACTGTTTTAATTTGTCGACCAGGAGAAAGTAGCGGCCGACCAGAGTGGCGTCGACCTGGGAGAAATCCGTCTGTTGAAAGACCGATTTAATCTCAGTGGAAATCTGTTGGACTTCATTCCAGTCTTTGTGTTTCAGTTCGCTGTCGGCTGCCAGTTCGGGAATCCAGTCAATGATTTCCTCCAGTTGCTGTTTTTCCTCCTGGTTCACCGAGGCTGGACTCTGATTCAGCAGAGTTCTCATCCGGCTGTCCAGTTCTCTCACAGTCTCGGTATAAGTTTTAGGCTTATGGTCCGGAATATGATGTTCCAGATGATCTTCTTCCACAGCTGATTCCCCAGTCTGAGTACATCCGGCCTGAAATGTCCCCAGGAGACTACTCAGACACAGTACGGTAATGACCGGAAATCGACTTTTAAAAAGAGGCTGATGTTGCATTGGTCTGCCTGTGATTACGAAAGAGAAGAAACCTTTGAGCAATGAATTCAATTAACGGACGGCAATGTATATTCGGGTAACTTCACCGATTTGAGTATCTCATCAATCAGTGCCAGGTTTTCAGACTGATCCACGCCCAGGCGAACACTGAGCACGGGCAGGGCCGTTTCCAGCAGATCGTCAGGGATGACATAAATTCTCTGCTGGAGGAAAGCGTGTGCCTGGGCAACCCGCTGCCAGGTCAGTAAACCTCGTGGACTCAATCCCAGACTAACCTGTGCGTGTTTACGGGTCACATTTCCGATCTGAACCAGATAGCGTTGTACTGACTCTGCTACGGGAATCGCCACAATCTTGCGTTGCATTTCCAGTAGTTCCTGTTCGCCAAAGACTGGTTCCAGCTCAGTAACGATATCGTTATTCTGATCGATGGCTGCAGCCAGCATGCGGATTTCATCGTTTTCTTCCGGGTATCCGATGCTCAGCTTCATGGAAAACCGGTCAAGCTGTGCTTCCGGCAGGGGGTAGGTACCATGCTGGTCGATCGGGTTCTGTGTTGCGATCACGAAATAATCCTGAGATAACTGGTAGCGAACCGCATCCACGGTCACCTGCCGCTCTGCCATCGCTTCCAGTAACGCACTCTGGGTACGGGGAGTCGCTCGATTGATCTCATCTGCCAGCATGATGTCGGAAAAGACGGGCCCCTGGCGAAATTCAAACTCGTGTGTCTTCTGATTGAAAATATTGAAGCCGGTAATATCGCTGGGAAGTAAGTCTGGCGTACATTGTACTCTGGCAAACCGGCCTCCAATCAGGGTGGCGATCGCCTTGGCCAGCATCGTCTTGCCCAGGCCAGGGTGATCTTCCAGCAGCAGATGGCCGCGGGAAAGCAGGCAGATGATCACCTTGTCGATGACATCCGCTTTCCCCTTGAGCACCTGGTTCAGTTTGTCTCTCAGTTGATCGACTCTGGAATATTCCTGTTGTAAATCCATCTGGATGTTTTTTTCTAATAGAGATGCCATGCGTACCTGCTTATAAAATTAAATAAATGCGTCTGTCAGGGCGTCCGTTTAACCCAGCGGGCTTCGTTAATGATTTGATAGCAACAGTCGCTGATCTGTTCTCTGCCAGGAGACTGAATCTGATCAGCGGAACTGGGAGCAAAGGCGGCCCAGTTCACATAGTGAGCCAGTTCCGACAGGCAGTCTGTGTTAACCGATAAATGTTGTGATTGTTGCCTTAACCACTGGTTGAGAGACATCGTCAGTGGCCGCTTCTGTCCCTGGCCTCTGATGCGTAATTCGAGCAGCCAGAGGGTTCTGAAAATCAACCGGCGGGTATCGCGGGGGCGATAGAGTCTGAGCCAGCCTGTGATCAGGCAGTCATAGATCTGATACCGGAAGAGGCAGACGCCGATGAGGCTCGCGAGTGTGATGAAACAGAAAACGAAGTGATTACCAATCCAGTATGTAGCGACCAGAATCGCTTCGACCGTTCTCTCGTATAAAGACAGGGGAGGTCCCAGTACCGAATAACCGGCTGTGGGCTCAATGGTACACCAGTCGCCAGGACCCGGGCCGACTTTCACCTCTACCCAGAAATGAACATCGTCTGCACAAACCGGAGTGTGGTCCGATTTCAAATCATAGTCAGCCGGACTGGCATAGAAGCCACTGACCAGCCTGGTCGAGTATCCCAGTGAGCGTAGCATCAGGGCGGCGGATGAGGCAATCAGGTAATCTGGCCCCACCTTGGTTTCGAACAGGAATTTATCCAAAGGTAACTGTTGTTTTCCATCGTAAGCGACTGAGCGATCGTGCTTAAAGTGCGCGCGGTGATACTGCTCAATTTTCTTAATTCGGTCCCAGTCATTTTTCGTGTCAGCAACCAGCTGATTTGCCAGCCCGCGAATTTTGGGGATCAGCGGTACTTCAGGTAGCGCGATGTAATGCTTCTGCTGATGTGACAAGGCAGCCAAGCGGGCATCGCGATACTTAATCTGTTTTTGATCCGGAAAATGACTGATCAAATGCATCGGAACCAGGCGGGGCAGCTCTTTGCGTTCGAGTTTAACAATGCTGTCCTGATACCAGCCAAACAGGTCCAGGCGATCGACCAGGTCAATATGAATCTCGCGCAGGTGCAGCGGAGCTGGAAGCTGATTCGATTTCAGATGGTTATTGGTAATGACATGTAGTTCGTTCCTGCACTCCTGAGACAGCGTATGGGCTTTCCCATTCACAACCATCCAGGGCTTTTCAAAGCGATCTTTGAGCGTAATGCTCTTCTTAAAGTCTGTTTTTAATGGTTCGCTGAACCAGTTCACACCGTCGAAAATATCGTACGTCTCCATGCGCAGGTGCAGGGGAGTCCTGCCCGACACGTGCAGTAACGCGTCGGATGAAATACCATCTGACGTTTTTTCGACAGCTGGTTTCTGGTCTCTCGCCGTTGAAAAATGGCGGTTGATATTTTCGGCATCGGGCAGTTCTTTTTCTTCAATATTCTGATCCTGCAGTTTAAGTCCAATCGCCCGGTCGATGTTCTTCGATATTTCCCCTGGTTCGTCGTACGTATCAGACATGATGTCGTAGAGGCTCGGGTCATCCGATGACATGAAAGGGGCGTTTTCGATGGGAGCAAAGTTGCGTATATCGTACTTGCCGGCTACCAGCAACTCCCCATCACCGAGTCCATCACGGGCATGAAGATCGCCTCGGCTGTCTCCACCGGAACTGGGGATGATTCCCTTGAACGCATGGACTACCGGGTTCTCACCGGAAAACGAGACGATCAGCAAGAGCAGCACTGCGATTGCGGACAGCAGCAGATATTTACCTAGATTCTGTTTTTTGACTGCCGGTAACAGGGCAATTCTCAGGCTGTTCCAGTGGGAATAAAACAGCCAGAAAAAGCCCAGTACAAGTTCCAGACCCGCGAGTGCAATCATATCCGGTCCGGAAAAAGTTGTGGCGGCACAGATCATCAGAAAGATCGATCCCCAGGCGGCAAAACGCTGGTGTTTTCCCCAGCAACCGGCTGCAGCCATTACCAGAATGGTATTCTTGACCGCAAACATCAGGATCAGTTCAAAAGGCCTGCCAGTGCCCAAACAGATACGCTGAACAGGCTCCCAGGCCAGACTGAGCAACATGACGGCCAGCAGGATCAGGTTCACCGTCGATTCTGTACCTCCCCGTTTTTTGAGCGCAAGGAAGTACTTTGTCCCCAGAAAAGCCACTGCCACCTCGATGAGTGTGTTGACAGCGATCCAGGTTCGAGAATATCTGCCATGAGAGTCTGAAATACAGAGCGCTAATGCCCCCGTCAGGACCATCGCGATACTGACGTAATGCAGGATCCGGCTCTCCACAGATTTGGTTCGTTCAGCCTGCATAGCACGCTTTCTTCCAACTGTCGGTAAATGCTTTTAGGCGACTCTCTTCAGGGCCGTTTAGGTGTAACCAGGGTTCGCATTCGCAGCTCGGTTCATTACCCGATTGACGGGCAGGGGCATCCTGAACGACGATCATCCGGGAACGAAGTCGGTTCGCTCCCTGATTGACCCTTTGGGCGAAACCACTGCTGTTCGTAACAATGAATTCAGGCAGGGGAGAAGCAGCGTGCTTTCGTAAGGAATTCTCGAGTCCCCCGTTGGGAATGGAAGCCAGTTCATCGAGCAGTTTATGCAGGTCTCTCTGATTTCCATCACAGCGAAACAACTGGTCGCCCACGAGGCATTCCACTGAAGCATGCTGATTTAACAGTGAGTGACAGATACTGGCTGTGATGCGAATCACCGCTTCCAGGGAGTCGTTGTTACCGTGCCGGTAATGCGCTCGCTGGAGATCAGGAATCACCCGCAGAGCACAAACCGCCGCTGCCTGGCGTTCGGTGACAATCATCTGGCCCTGCCTGGCGGATTGTGACCAGTGCACCCGCCTCAGGGAGTCGCCCAGCCGAAAAGCCCGGGTGCCGATGACGTCGCCGTAATCACCCGCCCGATGCGAAGCAAAGCGGTCTTCGCTGGAAGTGACTTCTCTCAGCTCAGGCATAAAGGCCAGCTGGGAGATCTCCGGCCAGACGATCAATACGGAATCGACGGTTAGAGGAATCTTCTTCTTATATAACCCGAACGGGAAGGCCGTCTCCAGGAAAGCAGTGCTGGTTGAATAAATACCTCGTTTCCGGGGACTGAAATCCCAGATATACTCACTGGTTTTCCAGCCCGGGATACAATCGATGGCGACTTCACACAGGTGGTCATCATGTTCTGAGAAGGGATGCCGCAGATAAACACCCCAGGCGGGCCAGGGCCAGCTGTTTTTGACTACCAGTCTGGCACCGACAGGTTCCCCGCACCGGGTACGAACTTTGTTAAAGGAAAGTTCTGCTGAAAGTCCCTGTACGCTGATCCAGGGCCACAATACGCCGATCAGAATGATCATTGCCAGGGCAGCCGCGATATACAGAATGGCCGAATTGACCAGCAGCCCGCAAATGAAGGCGGTCAAAATGCTGATCGCCAGGCACCAGAACGGGTTTCTGACCCAGTAGACCCATTGATTAAGCTGGGGGCAGAAATCGTATTGGAGCATCGTGTTGACGGTGTCTAACCAAGAATGAGCAGTTTCTGACTGCTTGTGACCATTCCGTTTATCTGGTTCATGCATAGTTCACCTGATACGCCCGGGAGAAATATTATTGATGATTAGTTAAAGGGACTTCCCTGTCCCTGTCATAAGTGAAACGATCCGTCCTGATATGCCACACAAGTCCATACGGTCTGATTTGTCTGGTGTTTAATCCAGTAAAAACGCCTTTTACGCTGCGTTCCGTGATAGACTTCCGGGGGGCCCTGCAGTTCCGGGCTGCCAACCATACTCGGGTTAGCTTTGAAATAGTGTGCCAGTAGGTCGCCGTCTGATTTGCCAATTGAAGTCTCTCTTTGCCACTGCCCCCCATCAATTTCCAGAACCGCAGGCGGGGCGACAATTGTGGGGCTGTTCTGGTCTGTTTCCTCATCGGAACAGGCGGTCCACAGAACTGGGGCTGTCAGCAAAAGCAGTGCAAGGTGTCGTCGAACAAGAAGTTGAGAGTTAACAAGCATGGGAGAGTTCACAGCATTCATCGGGGAGTGAAAACATCGTTTCTAATCAGACTGTCTGGGGAGTAAGGATATGCGAACGGTCAAAATTCACCCAGGACCTGACCATCAGCGCGACTGAACAGGTTTCGTAGGGTCTCCAGGTGGATGTTCTCCCCCAGGAACCGCACACTTCCATCACAGAGCAGAACATTGGCACCGCCGACATGCAGGCTACGTGCTCCTGACACAATCTCGCCGTGATGGACCACATCGGGAGACTCAGAATTAGGGGGCAGATAACCGTGTACCAGGGTGCTGTATCCTAAGCCGCGAATCCAGGAGCTTGCTCGCCCACCTTCGTAGGCAGTGGCGGCACGGGAGGTAAGATCGTCAGAGGTCGCAGAGCAGGAACCTCCGCCTGAGACCCGTTTCATTTGACGG is a window from the Gimesia benthica genome containing:
- a CDS encoding permease, whose translation is MIQYYLWGFALRFVQCLLEAAPFILAGLFIAAIFQRFFGSVETRRLFGEGTRSSLFRAWVIGMLLPVCSLGVIPVARELKKAGLAGGTIIAFAMSAPLFNPLSLLYGLTLSEPVTILTFALFSLVIVTLVGTIWDRLFPEKTEQPADDQAIPYGIKRVLSVGYSAAKEASGTSLVYILIGLAGVALLGAFLPQASLQRSVNYDNSYAPLLMTGVAIPVYATPMLAMSQLGSMFQHANSVGAAFILLVLGAGVNLGLVAWIVRNYNWEKTIVWFALLLLVIVGLAYGVEKPLFPTNIEPADHTHAFDIYCQPFSLGTTSFYQTAKQKLGHVIDPYEIYSTGILGGVILIGFLLRLVDRRGRIEDWLRKVKPVKSGKYDIVLPSPVLGILILVGLIVASGVGCFSYYPSPDVVCEEMTIAKTEALSGALSGNVSHSKYWIDIYDDWTRKLEVGVYLRNLNRSEYHHWKAQLLREKLELLAHEIEDEEHDEIRRLVADIQHTHRRMVDAYLRDMN
- a CDS encoding AAA family ATPase, with protein sequence MASLLEKNIQMDLQQEYSRVDQLRDKLNQVLKGKADVIDKVIICLLSRGHLLLEDHPGLGKTMLAKAIATLIGGRFARVQCTPDLLPSDITGFNIFNQKTHEFEFRQGPVFSDIMLADEINRATPRTQSALLEAMAERQVTVDAVRYQLSQDYFVIATQNPIDQHGTYPLPEAQLDRFSMKLSIGYPEENDEIRMLAAAIDQNNDIVTELEPVFGEQELLEMQRKIVAIPVAESVQRYLVQIGNVTRKHAQVSLGLSPRGLLTWQRVAQAHAFLQQRIYVIPDDLLETALPVLSVRLGVDQSENLALIDEILKSVKLPEYTLPSVN
- a CDS encoding DUF58 domain-containing protein, with the translated sequence MHEPDKRNGHKQSETAHSWLDTVNTMLQYDFCPQLNQWVYWVRNPFWCLAISILTAFICGLLVNSAILYIAAALAMIILIGVLWPWISVQGLSAELSFNKVRTRCGEPVGARLVVKNSWPWPAWGVYLRHPFSEHDDHLCEVAIDCIPGWKTSEYIWDFSPRKRGIYSTSTAFLETAFPFGLYKKKIPLTVDSVLIVWPEISQLAFMPELREVTSSEDRFASHRAGDYGDVIGTRAFRLGDSLRRVHWSQSARQGQMIVTERQAAAVCALRVIPDLQRAHYRHGNNDSLEAVIRITASICHSLLNQHASVECLVGDQLFRCDGNQRDLHKLLDELASIPNGGLENSLRKHAASPLPEFIVTNSSGFAQRVNQGANRLRSRMIVVQDAPARQSGNEPSCECEPWLHLNGPEESRLKAFTDSWKKACYAG
- a CDS encoding transglutaminase-like domain-containing protein, producing MQAERTKSVESRILHYVSIAMVLTGALALCISDSHGRYSRTWIAVNTLIEVAVAFLGTKYFLALKKRGGTESTVNLILLAVMLLSLAWEPVQRICLGTGRPFELILMFAVKNTILVMAAAGCWGKHQRFAAWGSIFLMICAATTFSGPDMIALAGLELVLGFFWLFYSHWNSLRIALLPAVKKQNLGKYLLLSAIAVLLLLIVSFSGENPVVHAFKGIIPSSGGDSRGDLHARDGLGDGELLVAGKYDIRNFAPIENAPFMSSDDPSLYDIMSDTYDEPGEISKNIDRAIGLKLQDQNIEEKELPDAENINRHFSTARDQKPAVEKTSDGISSDALLHVSGRTPLHLRMETYDIFDGVNWFSEPLKTDFKKSITLKDRFEKPWMVVNGKAHTLSQECRNELHVITNNHLKSNQLPAPLHLREIHIDLVDRLDLFGWYQDSIVKLERKELPRLVPMHLISHFPDQKQIKYRDARLAALSHQQKHYIALPEVPLIPKIRGLANQLVADTKNDWDRIKKIEQYHRAHFKHDRSVAYDGKQQLPLDKFLFETKVGPDYLIASSAALMLRSLGYSTRLVSGFYASPADYDLKSDHTPVCADDVHFWVEVKVGPGPGDWCTIEPTAGYSVLGPPLSLYERTVEAILVATYWIGNHFVFCFITLASLIGVCLFRYQIYDCLITGWLRLYRPRDTRRLIFRTLWLLELRIRGQGQKRPLTMSLNQWLRQQSQHLSVNTDCLSELAHYVNWAAFAPSSADQIQSPGREQISDCCYQIINEARWVKRTP